The window TAATTCCGTCCCTGCGGGGTCTCTCGATAGAGGACCCGGCGGTTGTATGAAGTCGGTCGTAATCCCTGAAGCCGCGTTGATGCGAGGTGATCGGGAACCTCAGGGTGCTTTTTCAAAGAGGCCCCGAGGGGACGGTGTGAGTGAATTTCCCTTCCCCGCGGGGCCTTTCGGCAGAGGCCCCCCCAATTTTAGCGCAAGTCTTGTGTAGTAGGTGGGTAGGGGGCGACTTGTGATTGTTTTGTACTTGGTTCGATTTTAAAAACTAATACTCTTAAAATTTAAGCTACTTTCCATGCCTGGTTAGGTGACACCCCGAATTTTTTCTTAAATGCATTGCTAAAATGTTGAACGGACGAAAAACCTAATTCAAATGCTATTTCGGTGGCGTTTTTTCTTTTTTCCAGCAAATCGTTTTTTGCCAACTCCATCTTTATTTCGTTCAAATAGCCAAATACTGTTGTACCAAATACCTCTTTAAAGCCTTTCTTCAACTTAAATTCATTAATGCCCGCAATTCTTGCCAATTCCATTAACGTCGGCGGGGTTTCCAATTTATCCAGTATATAATCACGGGCAAATAAAATCCGTTCTTTATCATAATCGGATTTTAGGTACCGGGTATGGTTTATTTTTGAGTTATCGAAGGCTCCCGCCTGCAAAACCAATAATTCAATAGCTTTTGAATAGTAAAAAATTCTTTTTAACGACTCTGTATATCGGCATTCAAGTATAGCCCGGAGGCAGCTCTGTATTGCAATGTCGATGTTGAGGTTAGTTTCTGACAAAGCAACCAATTTACCATTAACAATATTATCTGCAAACCGTTTTAAGGCATCATTACCATCGCGTGCGATATTAAAAAAGGAATCTCTGG is drawn from Mucilaginibacter ginsenosidivorax and contains these coding sequences:
- a CDS encoding helix-turn-helix domain-containing protein; protein product: MPFELKNNIDSKVLFSGHYTTADYENKTANDTSMDGVFNIPLPSGNLKAQQWFVNGVRLMYSEYELNSYTEFEWKGDLELITMYFNLKGKFSLASPGAAKIIELGNNEHNLFYGKEAEGIIKVEELKMKSFMIQFTRDSFFNIARDGNDALKRFADNIVNGKLVALSETNLNIDIAIQSCLRAILECRYTESLKRIFYYSKAIELLVLQAGAFDNSKINHTRYLKSDYDKERILFARDYILDKLETPPTLMELARIAGINEFKLKKGFKEVFGTTVFGYLNEIKMELAKNDLLEKRKNATEIAFELGFSSVQHFSNAFKKKFGVSPNQAWKVA